A single genomic interval of Solimonas sp. K1W22B-7 harbors:
- a CDS encoding efflux RND transporter permease subunit, with translation MNFTDIFIKRPVLATVISLVILLLGLRAFFNLTVREYPFLQNAQLLVTVAYPGADPALVEGFVTTPLEREIATADGIDFLTSTSAAGISTITANLRMTKDPAEAMTEISAKVAKLRSQMPEGSEDAIISVAEGGGTAAMYLTYSSQVLDKSQITDYLSRIVEPQLAAIPGIERAELQGARTYAMRIWLKPDRLAAHNLTAGEVYTRIRQQNVLSAVGETKGNFVKIGLSAQTDLRTTEQFRQLVIKADGNTVVRLADIANVILGSETYEGGAGWDGDPALFVAIKIRPDANVLDVTKAVNDMWPGMLKALPEGLKAEIGYDSTIYIKEAISEVVKTLVEAVLIVIMVIFLFLGSMRNSLIPAITVPLSLIGGLFIMMLMGFTINLLTLLAMVLAIGMVVDDAIIVMENIHRHIEEGMKPYDASIKGARELVGPVVSMTVTLLAVYAPIAFLGGITGTLFKEFAFTLAGSVLVSGIIALTLTPMMCARILKPTHGEGAEDNRLAAWLDERFEQWRNAFKTRLHGAMDTRLVILVFGALMFVFSILLMMGTQGELAPEEDLGFAFSISETDGYATQEYMDEYFSAVQKVALKHPELDHIFTFVMDTNQAFMGMVMKPWADRKTATKDILAEMQPDMDKVAGIRWAGLQPPPLPTPGQGYPVEFVLKSTSDPVTMARVGDEIIQRALAQKKFFYVAPRLRIDRPEAVIEIDRDKAALLGVDMAQMSADLSALLAGGEVNRFSYEDRSYKVIQQVERGDRLNPAQLEGYYTRASNGELIPISTLVKISSRIVPRSIEHAQQLNSNTIIAVPRPDVTQGEALKILEDIAAEVMPAGFQIDYAGPSRQYKTEGSALLVTFGFALIIIYLVLAAQFESFRDPLVILVTVPMAVCGALLVLNIFAITNGMQLTALPGMTLNIYTWVGLITLIGVISKHGILIVEFANKLQERGLSKREAIEEATSVRLRPVLMTTAALVIGMVPLLLSSGPGTAARFSMGLVIAAGMTLGTLFTLYVVPAMYLYIGHDLSKKHAPVAKATPQLNH, from the coding sequence ATGAACTTCACCGACATCTTCATCAAGCGACCGGTCCTGGCGACCGTCATCAGCCTGGTCATCCTGCTGCTGGGCCTGCGCGCCTTCTTCAACCTGACCGTGCGCGAGTATCCCTTCCTGCAGAACGCGCAGCTGCTGGTCACGGTGGCCTACCCGGGCGCCGACCCCGCACTGGTCGAAGGCTTCGTCACCACGCCGCTGGAGCGCGAGATCGCCACCGCCGACGGCATCGACTTCCTGACCTCCACCAGCGCGGCGGGCATCAGCACGATCACCGCCAACCTGCGCATGACCAAGGACCCGGCCGAGGCCATGACCGAAATCTCGGCCAAGGTTGCCAAGCTGCGCAGCCAGATGCCGGAGGGTTCGGAAGACGCCATCATCTCGGTCGCCGAGGGTGGCGGTACGGCGGCGATGTACCTGACGTACTCCTCGCAGGTGCTCGACAAGAGCCAGATCACCGACTACCTGAGCCGCATCGTCGAGCCGCAGCTGGCCGCGATCCCCGGCATCGAGCGCGCGGAGCTGCAGGGCGCCCGTACCTACGCCATGCGCATCTGGCTCAAGCCCGATCGCCTGGCCGCGCACAATCTCACGGCCGGCGAAGTCTATACGCGCATCCGCCAGCAGAACGTGCTGTCCGCAGTGGGCGAGACCAAGGGCAATTTCGTCAAGATCGGCTTGTCCGCGCAAACCGACCTGCGCACCACCGAGCAGTTCCGCCAGCTGGTCATCAAGGCCGACGGCAACACGGTCGTGCGCCTGGCCGATATCGCCAACGTCATCCTCGGCTCCGAGACCTACGAGGGCGGCGCCGGCTGGGACGGCGACCCGGCCCTGTTCGTCGCCATCAAGATCCGCCCCGATGCCAACGTGCTCGACGTGACCAAGGCGGTCAACGACATGTGGCCGGGCATGCTCAAGGCCCTGCCGGAAGGCCTCAAGGCCGAGATCGGCTACGACTCCACGATCTACATCAAGGAGGCGATCAGCGAGGTGGTCAAGACCCTGGTCGAGGCGGTGCTGATCGTCATCATGGTGATCTTCCTGTTCCTGGGTTCGATGCGGAACTCGCTGATCCCCGCGATCACCGTGCCGCTGTCGCTGATCGGCGGCCTGTTCATCATGATGCTGATGGGTTTCACCATCAACCTGCTGACGCTGCTGGCGATGGTGCTGGCGATCGGCATGGTGGTGGACGACGCGATCATCGTGATGGAGAACATCCATCGCCATATTGAGGAGGGCATGAAGCCCTACGATGCGTCGATCAAGGGCGCCCGCGAACTGGTGGGGCCGGTCGTGTCGATGACCGTCACGCTGCTGGCGGTGTACGCGCCGATCGCCTTCCTCGGTGGCATCACCGGTACCCTGTTCAAGGAATTCGCCTTCACCCTGGCGGGCAGCGTGCTGGTGTCGGGCATCATCGCCCTGACGCTGACACCCATGATGTGCGCGCGCATCCTCAAGCCCACGCACGGTGAGGGTGCCGAGGACAACCGCCTGGCCGCCTGGCTCGACGAGCGCTTCGAGCAGTGGCGCAACGCCTTCAAGACGCGCCTGCACGGCGCCATGGACACCCGCCTGGTGATCCTGGTGTTCGGTGCGCTGATGTTCGTGTTCTCGATCCTGCTGATGATGGGCACCCAGGGCGAGCTGGCGCCGGAAGAGGACCTTGGCTTTGCCTTCTCGATCAGCGAGACCGACGGCTATGCCACGCAGGAGTACATGGACGAGTACTTCTCGGCGGTGCAGAAGGTCGCGCTCAAGCATCCCGAGCTGGACCATATCTTCACCTTCGTGATGGACACCAACCAAGCCTTCATGGGCATGGTGATGAAGCCCTGGGCGGACCGGAAGACGGCCACCAAGGACATCCTGGCCGAGATGCAGCCGGACATGGACAAGGTCGCCGGCATCCGCTGGGCCGGCCTGCAGCCGCCGCCGCTGCCGACGCCCGGTCAGGGCTACCCGGTGGAGTTCGTGCTCAAGTCCACTTCCGACCCGGTGACGATGGCGCGCGTCGGCGACGAGATCATCCAGCGCGCGCTGGCGCAGAAGAAATTCTTCTACGTCGCCCCGCGCCTGCGCATCGACCGCCCCGAGGCGGTGATCGAGATCGACCGCGACAAGGCCGCGCTGCTGGGCGTGGACATGGCGCAGATGTCGGCCGACCTGTCGGCGCTGCTGGCGGGCGGCGAGGTCAACCGCTTCTCCTACGAGGATCGCTCCTACAAGGTGATCCAGCAGGTGGAGCGCGGCGATCGCCTGAACCCGGCCCAGCTGGAGGGCTACTACACCCGTGCCTCCAACGGCGAGCTGATCCCGATCTCGACGCTGGTGAAGATCAGCTCGCGCATCGTGCCGCGCTCGATCGAGCATGCGCAGCAGCTCAACTCCAACACCATCATCGCGGTGCCGCGTCCTGACGTGACGCAGGGCGAGGCGCTGAAGATCCTCGAGGACATCGCCGCCGAGGTGATGCCGGCCGGCTTCCAGATCGACTACGCCGGTCCGTCGCGCCAGTACAAGACCGAGGGTTCGGCGCTGCTGGTGACCTTCGGCTTCGCGCTGATCATCATCTACCTGGTGCTGGCCGCGCAGTTCGAGTCCTTCCGCGATCCGCTGGTGATCCTGGTGACGGTGCCGATGGCGGTCTGCGGCGCGCTGCTGGTGCTGAACATCTTTGCCATCACCAACGGCATGCAGCTGACGGCCTTGCCCGGCATGACACTGAACATCTACACCTGGGTGGGCCTGATCACGCTGATCGGCGTGATCTCCAAGCACGGCATCCTGATCGTGGAGTTCGCCAACAAGCTGCAGGAGCGCGGCCTGAGCAAGCGCGAGGCGATCGAGGAGGCCACCTCGGTGCGTCTGCGCCCGGTGCTGATGACCACCGCGGCGCTGGTGATCGGCATGGTGCCGCTGCTGCTGTCCTCGGGCCCCGGCACTGCCGCCCGTTTCTCGATGGGCCTGGTGATCGCGGCGGGCATGACGCTCGGCACGCTGTTCACGCTCTACGTGGTGCCAGCGATGTACCTGTACATCGGGCATGACCTGTCGAAGAAGCACGCCCCGGTGGCGAAGGCGACGCCGCAGCTCAACCACTGA